In Methanonatronarchaeum thermophilum, a genomic segment contains:
- a CDS encoding HesA/MoeB/ThiF family protein, producing MDILFIFGMTLSESELERYSRQLLVFGEEGQSVLKDLEVVVGGVGGLGSISSIFLVRLGVGRLRVVDSDRVGVSNLNRQALYDDGDVGCLKVEVAGRKLREMNPEVEVEAIDAEVKEDNVSDIIGDADCFVDGFDNMPGRYVVNKECVRREIPFFHASCSGLEGRITTIVPGETACLHCLYQGKDSMDSGPIPVVGFTPAKLAVMQVEQLTRHFLDLDGVLENRLAIFPGDRTVPDTIEIARDLDCDVCSQ from the coding sequence TTGGATATCTTATTTATTTTTGGTATGACTTTATCTGAATCTGAGTTGGAGCGTTATAGTCGTCAGTTGCTTGTTTTTGGTGAGGAGGGTCAGTCTGTGCTTAAGGATTTAGAGGTTGTTGTTGGTGGTGTTGGTGGGTTGGGGAGTATATCTAGTATTTTTTTGGTTAGGTTGGGTGTTGGTAGGTTGAGGGTTGTTGATTCTGATCGTGTGGGTGTTAGTAATCTGAATAGACAGGCTTTGTATGATGATGGGGATGTTGGTTGTTTGAAGGTTGAGGTTGCTGGTAGGAAGCTTCGTGAGATGAATCCTGAGGTTGAGGTTGAGGCTATAGATGCTGAGGTAAAAGAGGATAATGTGAGTGATATAATTGGTGATGCTGATTGTTTTGTAGATGGGTTTGACAATATGCCGGGTAGGTATGTTGTGAATAAAGAGTGTGTTAGAAGGGAGATTCCGTTTTTCCATGCTTCATGCAGTGGTTTGGAGGGTAGGATTACTACTATAGTTCCGGGTGAGACGGCTTGTTTGCATTGTTTGTATCAGGGTAAGGATTCAATGGATAGCGGTCCGATACCGGTTGTTGGGTTCACTCCTGCTAAACTAGCGGTTATGCAGGTTGAACAACTTACCCGTCATTTCTTGGATTTAGATGGAGTTTTAGAAAACAGGTTAGCTATATTTCCAGGGGATAGAACGGTACCTGACACGATAGAGATAGCTAGAGATTTAGATTGTGATGTTTGTAGTCAGTGA
- the msrA gene encoding peptide-methionine (S)-S-oxide reductase MsrA produces MYLRNLFSGLLVGFSGSSEKAVELFDGFEESDYSRATFAGGCFWGLEKEFESLDGVVEAISGYTGGDTEDPSYEDVCSGRTGHYEAVRVYYNAENISFRELLDVFWSYIAPSYPGPSDVGSHSQYTTAVFYHDGRQEKMALESKNELIDNGFDVGTEVRPVVEFYPAEQYHQDYYTRGGSDDVGCYVPGEEVEDG; encoded by the coding sequence ATGTATTTAAGGAATTTGTTCTCTGGTTTGTTAGTAGGTTTTAGTGGTTCTTCGGAGAAGGCTGTTGAGTTGTTCGATGGTTTTGAAGAATCTGATTATAGTAGGGCTACGTTTGCTGGTGGTTGTTTCTGGGGTTTGGAGAAGGAGTTTGAATCTTTAGATGGAGTGGTTGAAGCGATCAGTGGTTATACAGGTGGTGATACTGAGGACCCTAGCTATGAAGATGTTTGTAGTGGTAGAACTGGGCATTATGAAGCTGTTAGGGTATATTACAATGCTGAAAATATATCTTTTAGGGAGTTGTTGGATGTTTTCTGGAGTTATATCGCTCCTTCGTATCCCGGTCCAAGTGATGTTGGGTCTCATTCACAGTATACTACTGCGGTTTTTTATCATGATGGTAGGCAGGAGAAAATGGCTTTAGAGTCCAAGAATGAGTTGATTGATAATGGTTTTGATGTTGGCACTGAAGTGAGGCCTGTTGTTGAGTTTTATCCGGCTGAACAGTATCATCAGGACTATTATACAAGAGGTGGGTCTGATGATGTTGGGTGTTATGTTCCTGGTGAGGAGGTAGAAGATGGATAA